The following are from one region of the Natronomonas marina genome:
- a CDS encoding 3-hydroxyacyl-CoA dehydrogenase/enoyl-CoA hydratase family protein — protein sequence MSASLTESVETVTVVGGGTMGHGIAQTFAMSGYDVTIIDIDEDVLQTALEKIEGSLEKLTEDPDAVLAQIETTTSEEEAYGDADLVVEAVPENIDLKQDVFGTIDNHAPERTILATNTSTLPITEIASATDRPSKVVGLHFSNPVQLMDIVEVIRGKETANDIFEAAETISEAIGKTPVLVEKDIPGFLINRINLRFWLEAVRQVDQEGRDRKTIDAAIRRIGLPMGPFEVLDFSGIDVATMAAHSMQDRGVDLHIPDLLEKKEEAENYGMKTGEGFYTYPEPGEYSRVEIPQERRNDFDPKHLVAPAVNEAAWMLANDVTTKSEIDKAMQIGMNWPRGLLEMADEYGIDRLVETLEELHARSGWDEYEPNPSLRELVANEELGQKTGTGFYEWEYEQAEFETVRYERREYAAWITLNRPDRLNALDKSSWNGLKAALEKAANDDEVRATVLQGAGRAFCAGDDIAEIQSLESTEDAREMFEEVLGPTVQTVRNHPKPIIAAVEGAANGGGCELVLLCDLAVASTNSSFALPEGQIGALPPIGLTYGRMSLGKKEIMEMSLTGDQFTATEAESMGIVNYAVDETQVEDIVRELAHSTTASGPKSISEMKDLWTGMEDDLLETWFDEAMDRLVKRTQSEEAEKGLAAFLEKREADWKR from the coding sequence ATGAGTGCGTCACTAACCGAAAGTGTAGAGACTGTGACTGTCGTCGGAGGCGGAACAATGGGCCATGGTATCGCTCAAACCTTTGCGATGTCTGGATACGACGTTACGATTATCGACATCGACGAGGACGTCTTGCAAACCGCTCTCGAAAAAATCGAAGGAAGTCTCGAGAAACTCACTGAGGATCCGGATGCCGTATTAGCACAGATCGAGACGACGACATCAGAGGAAGAAGCCTACGGTGATGCCGATCTTGTCGTCGAAGCAGTGCCTGAGAACATCGACTTGAAACAGGATGTTTTTGGTACGATCGATAACCACGCACCGGAAAGAACGATTCTAGCGACCAATACTAGTACTCTCCCGATCACCGAAATTGCGTCCGCGACGGATCGACCGAGCAAGGTCGTCGGCCTGCATTTTTCCAATCCCGTTCAGCTTATGGACATCGTCGAGGTTATCCGGGGTAAGGAAACGGCCAACGATATATTTGAGGCGGCTGAAACAATCAGCGAGGCGATTGGCAAGACCCCAGTACTCGTTGAGAAGGATATCCCTGGATTCCTTATCAATCGGATCAATCTCCGATTCTGGCTTGAGGCAGTTCGTCAGGTTGACCAAGAGGGGCGAGACAGGAAAACAATAGACGCCGCGATCCGGCGAATCGGCCTTCCAATGGGGCCGTTCGAGGTTCTCGACTTCAGTGGTATAGATGTCGCTACCATGGCTGCCCACTCGATGCAAGATCGAGGGGTCGACCTGCACATCCCCGATCTGCTTGAAAAAAAGGAGGAGGCCGAGAATTACGGTATGAAGACCGGTGAGGGTTTCTACACCTATCCAGAACCAGGGGAGTACTCACGTGTTGAGATTCCACAGGAGCGTCGCAATGACTTCGATCCGAAACATCTCGTCGCGCCTGCTGTTAACGAAGCGGCGTGGATGCTGGCGAACGACGTGACCACGAAGTCAGAGATCGACAAGGCGATGCAAATCGGAATGAACTGGCCGCGAGGCCTCCTCGAGATGGCTGACGAGTACGGGATTGACCGACTTGTCGAGACGCTGGAAGAATTGCATGCCCGGTCGGGTTGGGATGAGTATGAACCCAACCCATCCCTTCGTGAATTGGTGGCGAACGAGGAACTCGGGCAGAAGACAGGAACCGGCTTCTACGAGTGGGAATACGAGCAGGCGGAGTTCGAGACGGTTAGATATGAGCGACGCGAATACGCTGCATGGATCACGCTCAACAGACCAGATCGACTCAACGCGCTTGACAAGTCGAGCTGGAACGGTCTGAAGGCCGCTCTCGAGAAGGCAGCGAATGACGACGAAGTGCGAGCGACAGTTCTGCAGGGAGCAGGACGAGCATTCTGTGCTGGCGACGACATCGCGGAGATCCAAAGCCTTGAGTCGACAGAGGACGCCAGGGAAATGTTCGAAGAGGTCCTAGGCCCGACGGTACAAACGGTTCGCAATCATCCGAAACCGATAATTGCGGCAGTTGAGGGAGCTGCTAACGGCGGGGGGTGTGAGCTCGTTCTACTTTGCGATCTTGCAGTCGCCTCTACGAACAGTAGCTTCGCGCTTCCAGAAGGACAGATCGGGGCGCTCCCGCCAATCGGACTCACATACGGTCGGATGAGTCTCGGAAAGAAAGAGATCATGGAAATGTCGTTGACAGGCGATCAATTCACCGCTACTGAAGCGGAATCGATGGGAATCGTCAATTACGCAGTTGATGAAACGCAGGTAGAAGATATCGTTCGTGAACTCGCTCATTCGACGACTGCATCGGGACCGAAGTCTATTAGCGAAATGAAAGACCTATGGACAGGGATGGAAGACGATCTGCTGGAAACGTGGTTTGACGAGGCGATGGACCGACTCGTCAAACGGACGCAGTCGGAAGAAGCTGAGAAGGGACTCGCGGCGTTTCTCGAAAAACGCGAAGCGGACTGGAAGCGATAG
- a CDS encoding Zn-ribbon domain-containing OB-fold protein: MRQVHPDYNESSGLVVDGSIRIAADDNPVLIGTECSECEYVVFPSRPFCRNCLSDNVSDVELARTGQLETYTVAHTGQEGIEPPYAFGFVNLENVQIYSRFTEWKERSLEVGDQVELVLEKIKTDTETGEPLFGHMFRPMEEEQ, from the coding sequence ATGCGACAAGTGCATCCCGACTATAATGAGTCGTCGGGACTCGTCGTTGACGGGTCGATTCGTATTGCCGCCGATGACAATCCAGTGCTGATAGGGACCGAATGTTCCGAGTGCGAGTACGTTGTCTTTCCATCTCGGCCGTTTTGCCGCAATTGTCTTTCGGACAACGTCTCTGATGTCGAACTTGCACGAACAGGACAACTCGAGACCTACACCGTCGCACATACTGGTCAAGAAGGAATCGAACCGCCGTACGCATTCGGCTTTGTGAACCTGGAAAACGTACAGATTTACTCCCGTTTCACCGAGTGGAAAGAAAGATCACTCGAAGTTGGCGACCAAGTGGAACTGGTACTTGAAAAAATCAAGACAGATACGGAGACCGGTGAACCGTTGTTTGGCCATATGTTCCGCCCCATGGAGGAAGAACAATGA
- a CDS encoding thiolase C-terminal domain-containing protein produces the protein MTENEVAVVNVGQSDFGELEGQRVTEFGSRAVREALLSSSVEPDDIEEAYIGNVATTAQDQTSVIGQAILREVGVTGIPIIRVENACASSTCAFQEAYKRVQSGESDIVLAMGVEKMTGVPTEVALKDMAGAADAEVEGAMGMTFMGLYGMRANAYMNQFGNVREELADIAVKNHDNGLKNPRAHLQLNVDRDDILESRPISDPIRLLDACPMSDGAAAAVIARTEIAEELVEEPIYVDAAEMLSGNYLEEVEFWREELDERVAQKAYSEAGIGPDDLDVVEVHDAATIGELMHYEGLGLADQGEGASLVRSGDVMLDGRTPVNPSGGLKSRGHPVGATGVAQICELVWQLRGEAGARQVENPSIGLAQNSGGALVGEGGVSTVTILSNR, from the coding sequence ATGACTGAAAACGAAGTAGCTGTCGTCAACGTCGGTCAGTCCGACTTCGGCGAACTGGAGGGACAGCGCGTAACTGAGTTTGGGAGCAGAGCCGTTCGTGAAGCGCTCTTGTCTTCGAGCGTTGAACCAGATGATATCGAGGAAGCGTATATCGGTAATGTCGCTACTACTGCTCAGGATCAAACCAGTGTTATTGGCCAAGCAATACTCCGAGAAGTAGGGGTAACAGGTATCCCGATCATCCGAGTTGAGAACGCGTGTGCCAGCTCAACCTGTGCATTCCAAGAGGCCTATAAGAGAGTTCAATCAGGCGAATCCGATATCGTGCTCGCTATGGGTGTTGAGAAAATGACTGGTGTCCCGACGGAGGTTGCTCTCAAAGATATGGCTGGTGCGGCGGACGCAGAAGTTGAGGGTGCAATGGGGATGACGTTCATGGGTCTCTACGGGATGCGCGCTAACGCCTACATGAATCAGTTCGGTAATGTACGCGAGGAATTGGCCGACATCGCGGTCAAAAATCATGACAATGGGCTTAAAAATCCACGGGCACATCTTCAGCTCAACGTTGACCGCGACGACATCCTTGAATCCCGCCCAATCTCCGATCCTATCCGGCTGCTTGATGCCTGTCCAATGTCAGATGGAGCAGCAGCAGCAGTCATCGCACGCACCGAAATCGCCGAAGAGTTGGTTGAAGAACCAATCTACGTCGATGCTGCCGAAATGTTGAGCGGCAATTACCTTGAGGAGGTCGAATTCTGGCGTGAAGAACTTGACGAACGCGTGGCCCAAAAGGCCTACAGTGAGGCTGGTATCGGCCCGGATGATCTGGATGTTGTCGAAGTTCATGATGCGGCTACCATCGGCGAGCTAATGCATTATGAAGGACTCGGGTTAGCGGATCAAGGGGAAGGTGCTTCACTCGTCCGGAGTGGTGACGTTATGCTCGATGGTCGTACTCCGGTTAATCCAAGTGGTGGACTCAAGTCACGCGGTCATCCCGTGGGAGCAACGGGGGTGGCCCAGATCTGTGAACTCGTCTGGCAACTCCGTGGCGAGGCGGGAGCCCGGCAGGTTGAAAATCCGTCTATTGGATTAGCCCAGAACTCGGGTGGCGCACTTGTAGGTGAAGGCGGCGTATCGACAGTAACGATCCTCAGTAACCGCTGA
- a CDS encoding long-chain-fatty-acid--CoA ligase: protein MEVIDGFPSTSGDEYPLNTTRFIEAAARNVPDREIVSGTGEDQFRYTYGEAYERMQRLANALEELGVEAGDRVGVLAWNDHRHYECYFGIPGTGAVFLQLNLRLHSDQLQYVLNHSEPRFLVVDESLLEVAEGVAHEVSSIEGFVVMTDNDLDEVETDLEPTFSYEDILTEAEPEYDWPYIDETSAYSACYTTGTTGRPKGVYYSHRNIYLHTMQLANSVGISHEDSVAQITPMFHGQGWGLAYAATYAGAKLAFPGRYQAENPEPLVDLIRDEDATVTNGAPAIFMPMLDYIRDLDDIPNWNDLQMMSGATEPPLDMMQGYKELTGAEIVHAYGATETTPLVTMNFIKPSLEEDLSEEEKLDMRRKQGLTVPGIEMKIVDPTTGEELPHDGESAGEILIRGPWVTSSYYDDDRTEHSFTDDGFWESGDAGVIDKEGYLKITDRIKDVIKSGGEWISSVDMENLLIEHPNVRDACVVGLEHPEWEERPFALVEVEDDFNREELDEILSQRFADWQLPDEIEFTDEIPKTSVGKNNKKVIREEYEGRYLD, encoded by the coding sequence ATGGAGGTCATAGATGGATTCCCATCGACTAGTGGAGACGAATATCCGCTCAACACGACAAGATTCATCGAGGCGGCAGCACGAAACGTTCCTGATCGGGAAATCGTCTCAGGGACAGGTGAAGACCAGTTCCGGTACACCTACGGAGAGGCGTACGAACGGATGCAGCGCTTGGCCAATGCCCTCGAAGAGTTGGGTGTTGAGGCCGGAGATCGCGTAGGTGTACTTGCGTGGAATGATCACCGTCACTATGAATGCTATTTCGGTATTCCCGGAACCGGTGCCGTTTTCCTTCAGCTCAATCTCCGACTGCATTCAGATCAACTACAGTATGTGTTAAATCACTCGGAACCGCGATTCTTAGTGGTCGACGAATCCCTTCTGGAAGTCGCTGAAGGTGTCGCCCACGAGGTCAGTTCCATAGAGGGATTCGTCGTCATGACTGATAACGATCTCGACGAGGTCGAAACCGATCTCGAGCCGACGTTCTCCTATGAAGATATATTAACTGAGGCGGAGCCGGAGTACGATTGGCCATACATCGACGAAACATCGGCATACAGTGCCTGCTACACGACTGGAACGACGGGGCGTCCCAAAGGAGTGTACTATTCCCACCGGAACATCTACCTACACACGATGCAGTTGGCGAACTCCGTCGGTATCTCACATGAGGACTCAGTCGCTCAAATCACGCCGATGTTCCATGGACAGGGCTGGGGACTGGCCTACGCTGCGACGTACGCTGGCGCAAAGCTCGCGTTCCCGGGCCGATATCAGGCGGAAAATCCCGAACCGCTGGTTGATCTCATCCGTGACGAGGACGCGACCGTAACAAACGGGGCACCAGCTATTTTTATGCCGATGCTCGATTACATTCGAGATCTCGACGATATCCCGAACTGGAACGATCTACAGATGATGTCTGGAGCAACAGAGCCGCCGCTGGACATGATGCAGGGATACAAAGAACTCACGGGGGCAGAGATCGTCCATGCATATGGCGCAACTGAGACGACCCCGCTGGTAACGATGAACTTCATCAAGCCGTCGCTTGAAGAAGACCTCTCTGAGGAAGAAAAGCTCGATATGCGGCGCAAGCAGGGACTGACTGTCCCGGGTATCGAGATGAAAATAGTCGATCCTACCACAGGCGAGGAACTGCCACACGACGGTGAATCCGCCGGAGAAATTCTCATCCGTGGTCCATGGGTGACAAGCAGTTACTATGACGACGACCGAACGGAACATTCGTTCACTGACGATGGGTTCTGGGAAAGCGGCGACGCCGGGGTAATCGATAAGGAAGGATATCTAAAGATTACTGACCGTATCAAGGATGTTATTAAAAGCGGTGGGGAATGGATTTCGTCTGTCGACATGGAAAACCTCCTCATCGAACACCCGAATGTCAGAGACGCGTGCGTTGTTGGCCTTGAACATCCGGAATGGGAAGAGCGCCCATTCGCACTTGTTGAGGTCGAAGACGATTTCAATCGTGAAGAACTCGATGAAATTCTTTCCCAGCGGTTCGCCGACTGGCAGCTCCCCGATGAAATTGAGTTTACCGATGAAATTCCAAAAACAAGTGTGGGGAAAAACAACAAGAAAGTAATCCGCGAAGAGTACGAAGGTCGATATCTCGATTGA
- a CDS encoding acyl-CoA dehydrogenase family protein, with protein MTGINFDVDEETQLVLNSLDEFIEREVAPLASGLESKLNNPTLGRRANGQPTEEILEAIQSIRQKSGEAGFYAMHMPEEVGGQGVSKITWYAVKRHVASKGRGLSEHVLKGPEGPNALLGLAEGEQVERYLKPVVRGKKSTAFGQTEPDVGSDSPSMSTEAEKNGDEWIINGRKQWITNAAFCDFALVLARTKPLAEVDRRYDGITCFIVERDEFEVGSVNNAIGLEGWQAEILLDDVAVSESRVLGPKHGAFRDAMELLTMGRLELGAEAVGYSQYLLEKSREYAREREAFGESIGSFQQVSSMYARGRAKTYMADAGGLRTAWNLDQGNDIVEDVSIFHWFATNAFWEIADNAVQIHGANGLSEDNPFVDHLHLARVLRIVEGTDEIQLNTIAKQNDLL; from the coding sequence ATGACAGGCATTAATTTCGACGTTGACGAAGAGACGCAGCTCGTATTGAACAGCCTTGATGAGTTTATTGAGCGTGAGGTCGCCCCCTTAGCGAGTGGCCTTGAATCGAAACTTAACAATCCCACCTTGGGTCGACGAGCAAACGGTCAACCCACCGAGGAGATACTCGAAGCGATTCAGAGTATTCGTCAAAAGAGTGGTGAGGCGGGGTTTTACGCCATGCATATGCCCGAAGAGGTTGGTGGCCAAGGGGTCTCAAAAATAACGTGGTACGCAGTGAAGCGCCACGTCGCTTCGAAGGGACGAGGGCTCTCTGAGCATGTCCTCAAGGGGCCGGAGGGGCCAAATGCGCTATTGGGTCTTGCTGAGGGTGAACAGGTCGAACGGTACCTCAAGCCAGTCGTGCGTGGTAAGAAATCGACTGCATTCGGTCAAACTGAACCCGATGTCGGTTCTGACTCACCCTCGATGTCGACCGAAGCTGAAAAGAACGGCGACGAATGGATAATCAACGGCCGAAAGCAGTGGATTACGAACGCGGCATTCTGCGATTTCGCCCTTGTGCTGGCTCGGACAAAGCCGCTGGCGGAGGTCGATCGGCGATACGATGGTATCACTTGTTTCATCGTCGAACGCGACGAGTTCGAAGTCGGATCAGTCAACAACGCTATTGGCTTGGAGGGTTGGCAAGCCGAAATCCTTCTGGACGACGTTGCCGTATCTGAATCACGCGTTCTTGGCCCCAAGCATGGCGCATTTCGAGATGCAATGGAACTATTGACGATGGGTCGACTCGAACTCGGAGCAGAAGCTGTTGGCTACTCGCAGTATCTGCTTGAGAAGAGCAGGGAGTATGCACGGGAACGTGAGGCGTTCGGGGAGTCCATCGGGTCATTCCAGCAGGTGTCAAGCATGTATGCACGAGGACGTGCAAAAACGTATATGGCAGACGCTGGGGGCCTACGAACTGCATGGAATCTGGATCAGGGTAATGACATCGTTGAGGATGTCTCGATCTTCCATTGGTTCGCGACTAACGCTTTCTGGGAAATTGCGGACAACGCGGTCCAGATTCACGGCGCAAACGGCCTATCAGAGGACAATCCATTTGTTGATCATCTCCATCTAGCTAGAGTGCTTCGGATCGTAGAAGGAACTGACGAGATCCAACTCAACACGATCGCTAAGCAAAATGATCTCCTATAG
- a CDS encoding MaoC family dehydratase, giving the protein MISYRQNKMDYKYYDDFIVGETHKTDDVEVTKQEILEFGQKYDPLPFHIDEEAAAKTPFNGVIASGLQTFALSQKQVVDSFFRESHLLGSVGFDEAEFPNPVRPGDILSTTLEILEKRPSKSNPSRGLVTIMRKVVNQHDSVVLRVTNNVLVERQ; this is encoded by the coding sequence ATGATCTCCTATAGACAAAATAAGATGGATTATAAATATTACGACGATTTCATCGTCGGCGAAACTCACAAAACCGATGATGTCGAAGTCACCAAGCAGGAAATCCTTGAGTTCGGGCAGAAATACGATCCGCTTCCGTTCCATATTGACGAAGAGGCAGCAGCGAAAACGCCGTTTAATGGCGTAATCGCCAGTGGACTGCAAACCTTTGCACTCTCCCAGAAACAGGTTGTCGATAGTTTCTTTCGAGAAAGCCACCTGCTGGGGAGCGTCGGTTTTGACGAAGCAGAGTTCCCGAATCCTGTTCGTCCCGGAGATATACTTTCCACGACACTTGAAATCCTTGAGAAGCGCCCATCAAAATCCAATCCTTCCCGAGGACTCGTGACGATTATGCGGAAGGTCGTTAATCAACACGACTCCGTTGTCCTTCGGGTAACCAATAATGTTCTAGTAGAACGGCAATAG